A genomic window from Streptomyces sp. HUAS YS2 includes:
- a CDS encoding diacylglycerol/lipid kinase family protein, whose translation MRALLVVNPAATTTSARTRDVLIHALASEMKLEAVTTEYRGHARDLARRAAESGETDLVVALGGDGTVNEVVNGLLHGGPDPDRLPGLAVVPGGSTNVFARALGLPNDAVEATGALLDALRERRARTVSLGIASGTPGTEDEAVPARWFTFCAGFGFDAGVVGRVEQQRERGKRSTHALYLRQVFRQFLEEPHRRHGTITLERPGEAPVEDLVLSIICNTSPWTYLGNRPVYASPEASFETALDVLGLSRLSAPAVARYATQLLTSTPERGPHGKHALTLHDLTDFTLHSKVPLPLQMDGDHLGLRTSVTFTGVRRALRVIV comes from the coding sequence ATGCGCGCGCTTCTCGTGGTCAATCCGGCAGCCACCACCACCAGTGCCCGCACCCGTGACGTGCTGATCCACGCGCTGGCCAGTGAGATGAAGCTGGAGGCGGTGACCACCGAGTACCGCGGGCACGCCCGCGATCTGGCGCGGCGGGCCGCCGAATCAGGGGAGACCGATCTGGTCGTGGCCCTCGGCGGCGACGGAACGGTCAACGAGGTGGTCAACGGACTGCTGCACGGAGGCCCGGATCCGGACCGGCTGCCCGGTCTCGCCGTGGTCCCCGGCGGTTCGACCAACGTCTTCGCGCGCGCCCTCGGCCTGCCGAACGACGCCGTCGAGGCGACCGGCGCCCTGCTGGACGCGCTGCGTGAGCGCCGGGCACGCACGGTGAGCCTGGGGATCGCGTCGGGGACGCCGGGCACGGAGGACGAGGCAGTCCCGGCTCGCTGGTTCACGTTCTGCGCCGGCTTCGGCTTCGACGCCGGCGTCGTCGGCCGGGTCGAACAGCAGCGCGAGCGCGGCAAGAGATCCACCCATGCGCTCTATCTGCGTCAGGTGTTCCGCCAGTTCCTGGAGGAACCGCACCGCCGGCACGGGACGATCACGCTGGAGCGCCCGGGCGAGGCCCCGGTCGAGGACCTGGTCCTGTCCATAATCTGCAACACCTCCCCCTGGACCTACCTGGGCAATCGCCCGGTGTACGCGTCCCCGGAGGCGTCCTTCGAAACGGCCCTCGACGTGCTCGGTCTGAGCCGGCTCTCGGCCCCCGCGGTGGCCCGCTACGCGACCCAGTTGCTCACCTCGACGCCCGAGCGCGGTCCGCATGGCAAGCATGCGCTGACTCTGCACGATCTGACCGACTTCACCTTGCATTCGAAGGTTCCCCTCCCCCTTCAGATGGACGGAGACCACCTCGGTCTGCGTACGAGCGTGACGTTCACAGGCGTACGCCGTGCACTGCGTGTGATTGTGTGA
- a CDS encoding anti-sigma regulatory factor has translation MSQIAGEPGTQDFVEVRLPAAGAYLSVLRTATAGLAARLDFTLDEIEDLRIAVDEACAILLQQAVPGSVLSCVFRLVDDSLDVTVSAPTTDGRAPERDTFAWTVLSALAGKVESSVADDRTVSISLYKQRGAGPGPA, from the coding sequence GTGTCCCAGATCGCAGGCGAGCCCGGGACCCAGGACTTCGTGGAAGTCCGGCTGCCCGCTGCGGGTGCCTACCTGTCCGTGCTGCGTACGGCCACGGCGGGTCTGGCAGCACGCTTGGACTTCACCCTCGACGAGATCGAGGACTTGCGCATCGCGGTCGACGAGGCCTGCGCGATCCTGCTCCAGCAGGCCGTGCCCGGTTCCGTCCTCAGCTGCGTGTTCCGTCTCGTCGACGACTCCCTCGACGTGACCGTCTCGGCGCCGACCACCGACGGCCGGGCCCCGGAGCGGGACACCTTCGCCTGGACGGTGCTCTCCGCACTGGCCGGCAAGGTCGAATCCTCCGTCGCGGACGACCGCACGGTCTCCATCAGCCTGTACAAACAGCGCGGCGCCGGACCAGGCCCGGCGTGA
- a CDS encoding UBP-type zinc finger domain-containing protein: MSECPHVAELPRPEPAPLSPTCPECLATGANPVQLRICLHCGHVGCCDSSSGRHATGHFTASGHAVMRTFEPDESWRWCFVDGSIV; encoded by the coding sequence ATGAGCGAGTGTCCGCACGTTGCCGAACTGCCGCGCCCCGAGCCGGCGCCCCTGAGCCCGACCTGCCCGGAGTGCCTGGCCACCGGCGCGAACCCGGTGCAGCTGCGGATCTGCCTGCACTGCGGGCACGTGGGCTGCTGCGACTCGTCGTCCGGACGGCACGCGACGGGGCACTTCACGGCCAGCGGGCACGCGGTGATGCGGACCTTCGAGCCGGACGAGAGCTGGCGGTGGTGCTTCGTGGACGGTTCGATCGTCTGA
- a CDS encoding N-acetylmuramoyl-L-alanine amidase encodes MAPPMSASRFLGALRDEGITVVEVGDWRTHNRNHKGPWGPVHGVMIHHTVTRGTASTVRLCRDGHSTLPGPLCHGVIAKDGRVHLVGYGRANHAGAGDDDVLRAVIAEHRLPPDDEASTDGNRHFYGFECENLGDGRDPWPKVQLEAIERAAAAVCRVHGWTQRSVIGHLEWQPGKVDPRGFTMASMRERIADRLR; translated from the coding sequence ATGGCCCCACCCATGTCCGCCAGCAGGTTTCTCGGAGCGCTGCGCGACGAGGGCATCACGGTCGTCGAGGTCGGCGACTGGCGCACCCACAACCGCAACCACAAGGGCCCCTGGGGCCCGGTCCACGGAGTGATGATCCACCACACGGTCACCCGGGGCACCGCGAGCACCGTCCGGCTCTGCCGCGACGGCCACAGCACCCTGCCGGGCCCGTTGTGCCACGGCGTGATCGCCAAGGACGGCCGGGTCCATCTGGTCGGCTACGGCCGCGCCAACCACGCGGGCGCCGGTGACGACGACGTCCTGCGGGCGGTGATCGCCGAGCACCGGCTGCCGCCCGACGACGAGGCGTCGACGGACGGCAACCGGCACTTCTACGGCTTCGAGTGCGAGAACCTCGGCGATGGCAGGGACCCGTGGCCGAAGGTCCAGCTGGAGGCGATCGAGCGGGCCGCGGCGGCGGTGTGCCGGGTCCACGGCTGGACGCAGCGCTCGGTGATCGGCCACCTGGAGTGGCAGCCCGGCAAGGTGGACCCGCGCGGGTTCACCATGGCCTCGATGCGGGAGCGCATCGCGGACCGCCTGCGGTAG
- a CDS encoding 1-aminocyclopropane-1-carboxylate deaminase/D-cysteine desulfhydrase, whose amino-acid sequence MNASDLAPLRPRLPSPLEQVDDERFARRGVRLLLKRDDLIHPDLPGNKWRKLAPNLRAAAGRPVLTFGGAYSNHLRATAAAGRLLGFTTVGVVRGDELAGRPLNPSLARCAADGMRLRFVDRATYRAKDDPAVLAEILRDAPPDTYVVPEGGSNAAAVRGCVELGRELAGAAEVVAVACGTGGTLAGLAAGLGPGQRALGVPVLRGGFLGDAVTALQQEAFGGRAGDWSLDERFHHGGYARTTPALEAFAQDFEARHGLAIERLYVAKMLYGLLTLVEEDAFPPYTRVVAVITGSEDGSNPRTPASEGGQSAASSR is encoded by the coding sequence GTGAACGCGTCCGACCTCGCCCCGCTGCGGCCCCGACTCCCCTCGCCCCTGGAGCAGGTGGACGACGAGCGCTTCGCCCGGCGCGGGGTGCGGCTGCTGCTGAAGCGGGACGACCTGATCCACCCGGACCTGCCCGGCAACAAGTGGCGCAAGCTCGCGCCCAATCTGCGCGCCGCCGCCGGGCGTCCGGTGCTCACCTTCGGCGGCGCGTACTCCAACCACCTGCGGGCCACGGCCGCCGCCGGCCGGCTCCTGGGCTTCACCACGGTCGGCGTGGTCCGGGGCGACGAGCTGGCCGGCCGGCCGTTGAACCCCTCCCTGGCCCGCTGCGCGGCCGACGGGATGCGGCTGCGCTTCGTGGACCGGGCCACGTACCGCGCCAAGGACGACCCCGCCGTGCTGGCGGAGATCCTGCGCGACGCGCCCCCGGACACGTACGTCGTCCCCGAGGGCGGCAGCAACGCCGCGGCCGTCCGGGGCTGCGTGGAGCTCGGTCGGGAGCTGGCGGGCGCGGCCGAGGTCGTCGCCGTGGCTTGCGGCACCGGCGGCACCCTGGCCGGTCTGGCCGCCGGGCTCGGCCCGGGGCAGCGGGCGCTCGGCGTACCGGTCCTCAGGGGCGGCTTCCTCGGCGACGCCGTCACGGCACTCCAGCAGGAGGCGTTCGGCGGCCGGGCCGGCGACTGGAGCCTGGACGAGCGGTTCCACCACGGCGGCTACGCCCGGACGACCCCGGCCCTGGAAGCGTTCGCACAGGACTTCGAGGCGCGGCACGGACTCGCCATCGAGCGTCTGTATGTCGCCAAAATGTTGTACGGACTGCTGACGCTCGTCGAGGAGGACGCCTTCCCGCCCTACACCCGGGTCGTGGCCGTGATCACCGGCTCGGAGGATGGTTCGAACCCGCGTACACCTGCCTCGGAGGGGGGTCAGTCGGCGGCCTCCTCCCGGTAG
- a CDS encoding Na+/H+ antiporter: protein MDALQLVGLVAVSAAVAGAARRTPVAAPLLLVAAGLAASYLPGVPDYTLDPHIVLPLILPPLLYTAAVDSSYLDLRANFRPVALLSVGYVLFATFAVGWLAYELVPGLPLTAALVLGAVVAPPDAVAATAIARRLGLPNRITTILQGESLVNDATAITAYKVALAAAVGEGVSWAGGLGEFALAALGGIGVGLVLMAPIHWLRVRLADPLLKNTLSLLIPFVAYAAAEEVGASGVLAVVVVALYLGHRAWQVDFATRLQEEAVWKMVAFVLESTVFALIGLQLPYVVKGLGQYGMGEAAWYATGVFVAVVVVRFVWVYPATFLPRWMSARIRAREPGVNWTAPLIVGWAGMRGVVSLAIAFSIPVTADGEPFPARNLILFLTFTTVIGTLVVQGLTLPPLIRFLKLPGRDVQAETLAEAQAQSEASRAAEERLDALLSDERNALPQPLADRLRTVLERRRNAVWERLGAVNEITGETVDDTYRRLSRDVIEAEREVFVQLRDERRIDDEMMRTLLRRLDLEEAAAYREEAAD from the coding sequence ATGGACGCACTGCAGTTGGTGGGACTGGTCGCGGTGAGTGCCGCGGTGGCGGGGGCGGCACGAAGGACACCTGTGGCCGCGCCGCTGCTCCTCGTGGCGGCGGGGCTGGCCGCCTCGTACCTCCCCGGGGTGCCGGACTACACGCTCGACCCGCACATCGTGCTGCCGCTGATCCTGCCGCCGCTGCTCTACACGGCCGCGGTGGACTCCTCGTACCTCGACCTGCGGGCGAACTTCCGGCCCGTCGCTCTGCTGTCCGTGGGGTACGTGCTCTTCGCGACCTTCGCCGTCGGCTGGCTGGCCTACGAGCTGGTGCCGGGCCTGCCGCTGACCGCGGCCCTGGTCCTCGGCGCGGTGGTCGCCCCGCCGGACGCGGTCGCGGCGACCGCCATCGCCCGCCGGCTCGGGCTGCCCAACCGGATCACCACGATCCTCCAGGGCGAGTCCCTGGTGAACGACGCCACCGCCATCACCGCGTACAAGGTCGCGCTGGCGGCGGCCGTCGGCGAGGGGGTGAGCTGGGCCGGCGGGCTCGGCGAGTTCGCGCTCGCCGCCCTCGGCGGCATCGGGGTCGGCCTCGTGCTGATGGCGCCGATCCACTGGCTGCGTGTCCGTCTCGCCGACCCGCTGCTGAAGAACACCCTCTCCCTCCTGATCCCGTTCGTCGCCTACGCGGCGGCGGAGGAGGTCGGCGCCTCCGGTGTGCTCGCGGTCGTCGTGGTCGCCCTCTATCTCGGGCACCGGGCCTGGCAGGTCGACTTCGCGACCCGGCTCCAGGAGGAGGCGGTGTGGAAGATGGTCGCCTTCGTCCTGGAGTCCACCGTCTTCGCGCTGATCGGTCTCCAGCTCCCGTACGTCGTCAAGGGCCTCGGGCAGTACGGGATGGGCGAGGCCGCCTGGTACGCGACCGGGGTCTTCGTGGCGGTCGTGGTGGTGCGCTTCGTCTGGGTCTACCCGGCCACCTTTCTGCCGCGCTGGATGTCGGCCCGGATCCGGGCGCGGGAGCCCGGGGTGAACTGGACGGCGCCGCTGATCGTCGGCTGGGCCGGGATGCGCGGGGTGGTGTCGCTGGCCATCGCGTTCTCGATCCCCGTGACCGCCGACGGCGAGCCCTTCCCGGCCCGCAACCTGATCCTGTTCCTCACCTTCACCACGGTGATCGGCACTCTCGTGGTGCAGGGGCTCACGCTGCCGCCGCTGATCCGGTTCCTGAAGCTGCCCGGCCGTGACGTGCAGGCCGAGACCCTGGCCGAGGCGCAGGCGCAGAGCGAGGCGTCCCGGGCCGCGGAGGAGCGGCTCGACGCGCTGCTGTCCGACGAGCGCAACGCGCTGCCGCAACCCCTGGCCGACCGGCTGCGCACGGTCCTGGAGCGCCGCCGCAACGCGGTGTGGGAGCGGCTCGGCGCGGTCAACGAGATCACCGGGGAGACCGTCGACGACACCTACCGGCGGCTGTCCCGGGACGTGATCGAGGCCGAGCGTGAGGTCTTCGTCCAGCTGCGGGACGAGCGCCGGATCGACGACGAGATGATGCGGACCCTGCTGCGCCGGCTGGACCTGGAGGAGGCGGCGGCCTACCGGGAGGAGGCCGCCGACTGA
- a CDS encoding RNA polymerase sigma factor SigF yields the protein MDGALRTGRQGRILRRGRPHGLHQPVQTARRRTRPGVSSELHATAGIPEQQATEQAQVGGTSQAEPWGRAVHMSEQEQHEPKQQDDPDTSDKSDERLDGHDEHVEPVEAPDPHDRSGAKAMFVELRGLPEGSAEKAELRNQLVRMHLPLVEHLARRFRNRGEPLDDLTQVATIGLIKSVDRFDPERGVEFSTYATPTVVGEIKRHFRDKGWAVRVPRRLQELRLSLTTATAELSQQHGRSPTVHELAERLGISEEEVLEGLESANAYSTLSLDVPDTDDESPAVADTLGAEDEALEGVEYRESLKPLLEDLPPREKRILLLRFFGNMTQSQIAQEVGISQMHVSRLLARTLAQLREKLLVEE from the coding sequence CTGGACGGTGCTCTCCGCACTGGCCGGCAAGGTCGAATCCTCCGTCGCGGACGACCGCACGGTCTCCATCAGCCTGTACAAACAGCGCGGCGCCGGACCAGGCCCGGCGTGAGCAGCGAGCTGCACGCCACGGCGGGCATCCCTGAACAGCAAGCTACGGAGCAGGCGCAGGTTGGGGGTACCTCCCAGGCGGAGCCCTGGGGGAGGGCGGTCCATATGAGCGAGCAAGAGCAGCACGAACCCAAGCAGCAGGACGATCCCGACACGAGCGACAAGAGCGACGAGCGGCTCGACGGGCACGACGAGCACGTCGAGCCCGTCGAGGCCCCGGATCCGCACGACCGGAGCGGGGCCAAGGCGATGTTCGTCGAGCTTCGGGGGCTCCCGGAGGGCTCCGCGGAGAAGGCGGAGCTGCGCAACCAGCTGGTGCGGATGCACCTGCCGCTGGTGGAGCACCTCGCGCGCCGGTTCCGCAACCGGGGCGAGCCGCTGGACGACCTCACCCAGGTCGCCACGATCGGTCTGATCAAGTCGGTGGACCGGTTCGACCCGGAGCGCGGCGTCGAGTTCTCGACGTACGCGACGCCCACCGTGGTCGGTGAGATCAAGCGCCACTTCCGGGACAAGGGCTGGGCGGTCCGGGTGCCGCGCCGGCTCCAGGAGCTGCGGCTCTCGCTGACGACGGCGACGGCGGAGCTGTCCCAGCAGCACGGCCGCTCCCCCACGGTGCACGAGCTCGCCGAGCGGCTCGGCATCTCGGAGGAGGAGGTCCTGGAGGGCCTGGAGTCCGCGAACGCGTACTCGACGCTCTCGCTGGACGTGCCGGACACGGACGACGAGTCCCCGGCGGTCGCGGACACGCTGGGCGCGGAGGACGAGGCGCTGGAGGGCGTCGAGTACCGCGAGTCCTTGAAGCCGCTCCTTGAGGACCTGCCGCCGCGAGAGAAGCGGATCCTGTTGCTCCGGTTCTTCGGGAACATGACCCAGTCGCAGATCGCACAGGAGGTCGGCATCTCGCAGATGCACGTCTCCCGGCTGCTCGCCCGCACGCTGGCGCAGCTGCGGGAGAAGCTCCTGGTGGAGGAGTGA